Proteins co-encoded in one Capsicum annuum cultivar UCD-10X-F1 chromosome 9, UCD10Xv1.1, whole genome shotgun sequence genomic window:
- the LOC107842405 gene encoding receptor-like protein kinase FERONIA — MTDDSKFCFLLVSTFLLLAVVVNVTLAANYVPGDNILVNCGGPNNLPDADGRKWGTDIGSKFMLSTKSSISDAADQKPSVPQVPFMSARVFQSEFTYSFPVAPGRKFVRLYFYPSSYNKLNAINAIFSVTSGSYTLLRNFSAAQTAEALTYDYLTKEFSIYVPSETLNITFTPSPIISNSFAFVNGIEMISHPDIYNTGDGSTLIVGQKSPLIIDNSTALENVYRLNVGGNVISPSGDTGMFRSWGDDSQRIFGAASGVTDTADDENVTVSYPEGMPSYVAPLDVYKTARSMGPTAQVNLQYNLSWVFSVDPGFSYLVRLHFCEITTNITKVNQRVFVIYMNNQTAEPAADVIAWAGRNGVPFYKDYVVSVPSGASQQDLWLALHPNVASKSNWYDAILNGIEIFKVSDTNGNLAGPNPVPVAEPDHIDPLPSKKGQSKNNTSAIGGGIGGGIAAAILISLVVCLVARRRKRGKVQSPSDGPSGWLPLSLYGNSHTSGSTKTNTTGSYASSLPSNLCRHFSFAEIKAATNDFDEALLLGVGGFGKVYQGDIDGGTKVAIKRGNPLSEQGVHEFQTEIEMLSKLRHRHLVSLIGYCEENCEMILVYDYMAHGTLREHLYKTQKPPLPWKQRLEICIGAARGLHYLHTGAKHTIIHRDVKTTNILLDEKWVAKVSDFGLSKTGPTLDHTHVSTVVKGSFGYLDPEYFRRQQLTDKSDVYSFGVVLFEILCARPVLNPTLPKEQVSLAEWAFHCYKKGTFDQIIDPYLKGKLAPECLKKFTETAVKCVSDVGVDRPSMGDVLWNLEFALQLQESAEECGKGFGKVDVEEGFDVTCKGKKDLNASPGYDASMTDSQSSGVSMSIGGCSLASEDSDGLTPSAVFSQIMNPKGR, encoded by the coding sequence TGGGGCACAGATATTGGCTCAAAATTTATGTTGAGTACTAAGTCATCAATCTCTGATGCTGCTGATCAAAAGCCCTCTGTCCCTCAAGTTCCTTTTATGTCTGCCCGTGTTTTCCAGTCTGAGTTCACCTATAGTTTCCCTGTAGCACCTGGTCGTAAGTTTGTCCGTTTGTATTTTTATCCCTCGTCTTACAACAAGCTTAATGCTATTAATGCCATCTTCAGTGTCACCTCTGGATCATATACTTTACTTAGAAACTTCAGTGCAGCACAAACTGCTGAAGCTCTCACCTATGATTACTTGACCAAGGAGTTCTCGATCTATGTGCCATCTGAAACTTTGAACATAACTTTCACACCTTCTCCAATTATTTCAAACTCCTTTGCCTTTGTCAATGGGATCGAAATGATTTCACATCCTGATATCTATAATACAGGAGATGGATCTACCTTAATTGTGGGTCAAAAATCCCCTTTAATTATTGACAATTCTACTGCCTTGGAAAATGTTTATCGCCTTAATGTGGGAGGCAATGTAATCTCACCATCAGGTGATACTGGTATGTTTAGGTCATGGGGTGATGACTCCCAACGTATTTTTGGAGCAGCCAGTGGAGTTACAGATACTGCCGATGATGAGAATGTCACAGTAAGCTACCCTGAAGGAATGCCATCCTACGTTGCCCCACTTGATGTGTATAAGACAGCTAGGTCAATGGGTCCAACTGCTCAAGTTAACCTGCAATACAATTTGAGTTGGGTATTCTCTGTTGATCCGggattctcttatcttgttaggCTCCATTTCTGTGAAATCACTACAAATATCACAAAAGTCAACCAGAGGGTGTTTGTCATCTACATGAATAATCAGACTGCGGAACCTGCAGCAGATGTCATTGCTTGGGCTGGAAGAAACGGAGTTCCTTTCTACAAGGATTATGTGGTCTCTGTTCCTTCTGGGGCTTCACAGCAGGATCTTTGGCTTGCGCTCCATCCAAACGTTGCTTCAAAATCAAATTGGTATGATGCAATTTTGAATGGCATAGAAATTTTTAAAGTGAGTGACACCAATGGAAACCTTGCTGGACCTAATCCTGTTCCAGTTGCAGAACCAGATCATATTGACCCTCTGCCATCCAAGAAAGGTCAATCAAAAAATAACACATCAGCTATTGGCGGAGGCATTGGAGGCGGAATTGCTGCCGCAATTCTTATTAGTTTAGTTGTATGCCTTGTCGCGCGCCGCCGGAAACGTGGGAAGGTTCAAAGTCcaagtgatggaccgtcaggcTGGCTCCCACTTTCTTTGTATGGAAATTCACATACTTCTGGTTCCACTAAGACAAACACTACAGGCAGTTATGCTTCGTCCCTCCCATCAAACCTTTGTCGTCACTTTTCATTTGCTGAGATCAAGGCAGCCACCAATGACTTTGATGAAGCACTGCTTCTTGGGGTGGGTGGTTTTGGCAAAGTATACCAGGGAGATATTGATGGTGGCACAAAAGTAGCTATCAAACGTGGTAATCCTCTCTCTGAGCAAGGTGTTCATGAATTCCAAACTGAAATTGAAATGCTCTCAAAACTTCGCCATCGCCATCTTGTTTCTTTGATTGGTTATTGTGAAGAGAACTGTGAAATGATCCTTGTATATGACTACATGGCTCATGGTACCCTTCGTGAGCATCTATATAAAACCCAGAAACCTCCTTTACCTTGGAAGCAGAGGCTTGAGATTTGCATTGGTGCTGCTCGTGGGTTGCACTATCTTCATACTGGTGCGAAGCATACCATTATTCACCGTGATGTAAAGACCACTAATATCCTGTTAGATGAGAAGTGGGTGGCAAAGGTTTCGGATTTTGGGTTGTCTAAAACAGGCCCTACATTGGATCACACCCATGTCAGTACTGTGGTGAAGGGCAGTTTTGGATATCTGGATCCAGAATACTTCAGGAGGCAGCAACTCACAGACAAATCTGATGTCTATTCATTTGGTGTAGTGCTGTTTGAGATTTTGTGTGCTCGGCCAGTGCTGAACCCAACTCTTCCAAAGGAGCAAGTGAGCTTGGCAGAGTGGGCTTTCCATTGCTACAAGAAGGGAACTTTTGACCAGATAATCGACCCATATCTGAAAGGGAAGCTTGCACCAGAATGCTTGAAGAAATTTACCGAGACAGCAGTGAAGTGTGTCTCTGATGTTGGTGTAGACAGGCCCTCGATGGGAGATGTGCTGTGGAACCTTGAATTTGCTCTGCAACTTCAGGAGAGTGCAGAGGAGTGTGGCAAGGGTTTTGGAAAAGTGGACGTTGAAGAAGGCTTTGATGTCACATGCAAAGGAAAGAAGGATTTAAATGCATCCCCAGGTTATGATGCGAGCATGACTGACTCACAAAGCAGTGGGGTATCTATGAGCATTGGCGGCTGCAGCCTTGCCAGTGAGGACTCAGACGGGCTAACACCTAGTGCTGTTTTCTCTCAAATCATGAATCCAAAAGGACGTTAA